In one Lolium rigidum isolate FL_2022 chromosome 3, APGP_CSIRO_Lrig_0.1, whole genome shotgun sequence genomic region, the following are encoded:
- the LOC124695884 gene encoding CASP-like protein 1U2 encodes MMQGPEATAAHWWPSWHHHRDDPPPPPPNGSKSVNFLLRLSALILALASAMVMAASSDCTPSSGVAAFTYTRFGAFVLLVGCNITVTILEAAAIYLQLSLDLAAAAAPPDDDKTVATDLEEEEKGIGPAGIVLVVVDLLVPALLYSAMAATYAVAAVFSDQIGACPNFARKVVQAKILSLAACAAITLAAVARAVPLPFNVPPVL; translated from the coding sequence ATGATGCAAGGGCCGGAAGCAACTGCAGCTCACTGGTGGCCATCGTGGCACCACCACCGGGacgacccgccgccgccgccgcccaatggGTCCAAGTCGGTGAACTTCCTGCTCCGCCTCTCCGCGCTGATCCTCGCCCTCGCGTCGGCCATGGTCATGGCCGCCTCCAGCGATTGCACCCCCAGCTCCGGCGTCGCCGCCTTCACCTACACCCGATTCGGCGCCTTCGTACTCCTCGTCGGCTGCAACATTACGGTCACCATCCTGGAAGCCGCGGCCATCTACCTGCAGCTCAgcctcgacctcgccgccgccgctgcccctccCGACGACGACAAGACTGTGGCCACGgatctggaggaggaagagaaggggaTCGGCCCCGCCGGGATCGTGCTAGTGGTGGTAGACCTGCTCGTGCCGGCGCTGCTCTACTCGGCGATGGCGGCGACCTACGCGGTTGCGGCGGTCTTCAGCGACCAGATCGGCGCCTGCCCCAACTTCGCCAGAAAAGTGGTACAGGCCAAGATCCTGTCGCTGGCCGCCTGCGCTGCCATCACGCTTGCCGCCGTCGCCAGGGCTGTGCCTCTCCCGTTCAACGTGCCGCCCGTCCTTTAG